CTACCTATGTTTTCATTGTCAACCTAACTATTACTGCACCATCTAATAGCCTTTATTTTAAAATATACAGTCTGGGCGGCCATCATCGGAGCCGAAGGGTGTCTCCAAAGGGAGGCTGGCTGAATTGAAGCTTCAGATGGCAAGAGAGAAAGATCAGCCTCTGAAGCATGAATCTGCTGGAAGAGAAGAAGCAAATGTGGAGCcgaaacccaaggggaaaaagCAAAAAACTGAACCTGTGAAACAGATTGCTGCACCTGTTCGATCGTCACCTCGTTTGACTGCAGTGAAAAGGGACCAGGAAGCGAATGATGTGCCTGGTGATGCACTTGTCGGCGCTACAGATACCAATGGTCAGTTACAACCAGCAAAGCAGGTCAAAAATCCTAAGTCAAAGGCAATTTCCTCTCCAGTAATTCAGAATAAAGATGGTGCACATGCCCCAAGTACTTCTGGAAATGCTGAAGACAAGTATCCTTCAGCTCCTGAACAGATACTAGGAGCATCTGCTGCATGCTCGTTAACAGACGTTGGATGCCAGAATGTGGATGCTCCGCCGCAACCGAACGGACTTGTTGGAACAGCTGATGCTATGCCCGGATATTCCCTGTCGTCGCTGTTTCGAAGTATCTGGTCAGACCCATGCCTGGAGTTTGCATTCAGGACTCTTACAGGTGATATCCCTGTCCTTGACAACAACGTAGCTGTTGCAAATTACTTCCTTCCACCACAGGACTTGAACAAGGGGACCGTGCCGCCCAATTGTTCGTCTTCCACTTATGACGGTGCTCGGAAGAACCATGGCCAAGTCGACAGTGTCAGGCTGCCAATGCCAAGGCCATCAGATAAGCTCTACAGCAGTGGCTGGTTCCCTCCCCAGTGAACTCCATCTGGGAAATAAGCAACAACTGCCCAAAGTGCAAATAAGAAGGAATCCTTAGTTCAGGTCATAGATAAGCCTCGTAGCGCTCATCGTTAGGGTACCTCGACAATGATGCATGTTTTAATAAAGACTTGTGTCTTGTTGTAACCGCAGTAGATGATCCATCGCTAATATTACCCATCATAtggtagactttggcagaactttTGAATCTGTGTAGTAAGTTGACTTGGTAGCAACTCTTTTGTTGTCCGGTTAGCGGATAGAGAAGCCGACGGTACAGAGAAagccccctgattttcatggctgGGGTTTTCACTCTGTCTGCCAAAAGCCCTTCCAGTTTAATCATGGATGATGCTTGTAAGACATGTTATGTTAACTGGACTAAGTTATAGGTGGATTTGGCTTCTGTGATTAGTGTCCTTGTGAATGATGGGGTGGTAGCAAATGTTGTTGTGATGTACCCCTCTTCCATTGATTCTTGGAGTACTTTAGGTTAGGGTGGCTGGCAGTGGCATCTCATCCTGTGTTGTGTTATGTTTCTCCGTTTGGTCTGGCATGTACACTGTGGTTGAGTAATAATAATTGGTGATGATGCGTCCTTCCTGCAACAGTTGGTGTGAAGTTGATGCATTGGATGCCATGGAAGTACAGGTCACTGGTCTAATCCTATGTGCACTGTGGTCCTTGAACTACTCCCACACCAGTAATCAGATAGCTAAAGTGTTTGCTCCTGTGAGAGGTCCACACACTATGACACTGCACTGCACACTCACCTGCATTGTGAGGCTACCAAGTCAAAGTTTCTATTGCAAATTGTATTTGATGTGTTGTGATTTTTCTGCTGAAAATCTTTGATTGGGCATGATCTTGTGATGATGCAGAAGTGACTGCTGGCACATTGTCATCAGCCAGCACCGGTACCCTGTCTGCTTAAAAAGCTCATTTGTAGATGGTGCAAGCAAAGCTGCCGAGGCTTCCCAATGGAGTATGTAGGGTTAAAATGAGTCCATGATTGCTAGCTGCTCACCCAAGTTGCAGCTGCCATAATAAGGCTAGAGATCCTGCCTGTTACTATATCATTACAATATCTGGTGCCATCATCTCATGATAAGACGCAGCTTTTAACAGAATAATGCGCTAATCAACAGCACTAAGCAGGCTCACACATCCTCTTTCTCAACAAGCATATTCTCTGcatcagggccggtcctgagattttaggggcccggggcgaaaccaGAATCCGGGGCCCTTTGTACTTTCAAAAATTATTTTCAGTATATATATTTTGCACAACTTTAAGATTTTGCTTGTACACCATACTACTAACAAATCATGTAGGGATGATTATCATTTTCTATAGAAGAATAATGTTCGATTACTTCATGTGCATTCGTTTGcatattaccgaaaaaggctttcgccccactttaGATATAAAGCACCAATCCCTTCCTTTACACTGCTCCTTTACACTGCTGAAGTCCTTTAACAACACCAGACAGAGTAATGAAGTTTTTACTAACTGGCTTATCAGGTTTGATCACATTAGCATTATCATGTTCTTATTTTATTGACGGTGCGCCAACTAGTCCTAATTAATCCAACAGAATCGACCACATAGTCATATATTGGGCTGTGTCTTACATTTCGTTGGTATTTTTTCAGAATGAAAAAGTGAATATAATATCGCATTGCAAGTGCATACAAACACTACCTTTCATCAAACAGTTTTACACAGCCAAGATGCAAAAAGCTGAAAGCTACAAAACTTTCCTTGCATCAAGAGTTTACATGGTATCTTACGTACCTGGATGTGGTAGCCCGGCAATGTACCACTGATCCTTGTACAAATCCTTGAAACTGTTCACAGGCTTCCACGCCTGGTTCTGAGGATTGAAGACCATGATCAAGGGGACCTTCGCTTTCATACTTGTGTCGTTCTGTGCAACACTACGGCCGACAAAAGCCTCACCACGTCAAGCAGCAGTTCTAGGGCATAATTTAGGACAAAATCATTAAGGAAAAGGACGTCTTATCTGAAATCGTCGGCGGATGGCGTAGGCTGGAGCTGCGGCATCGATGTGCCATGGTGTGGCGTGGGTATCTAGTGTCTGCTCCATGGCGGCGGCCAGTGGCTGCGGGCGATTAGGTTTCCAGGAGATCAGGCGAAAAAATAGGAGGCTACAGGCGAGGATGGACGATGGTCATCGTGCGTGATCAGCGTGGGTGATCGATCTCTCCCAAACGTGATTAGTGCACGTAACGTAGGCCCAATTATCATTTTTTACGAACTAGAGCCCAATCGTATTAACAGGAAAGAGCACAAACCTGGGGGCCCCCCattttcgggggcccggggcggccgccccccctgccCCCCATCAGGGCCGGGCCTGCTCTGCATATTATATGGTACGTGCCTACAGGGCTACAAGGTGCTCCCGAATCCAGAAGATTTTTCTGCTAGCAACTGGGCATTTCccttctttgttccttgcttgtcGAGATTTCGTCGTAAATTTCTTATTGTTTTCCTTGTTGGTAAGAAAATGTTTCCCCAAGTATTGAGTACACTGATGATGGAACATTTCTTAACTTTTTTGTCTGGTGAAAGAACTGTTTTTCCTCACTTGTGGAACTGCTCGTTTACAGTGCAAAACTGTCCCCGATTCACAACATCGAGGCCAGAAAATGTGCTGGTTTATCACCACCAGGCACCAGCAGAGATCCAGGAAAGCCGGTTCCTACAACTCTTGTCAAAAAAGAAATTTGCGGGAAAACATCCGATCTTGTCAAAATTAACCTTTAGAAAAACTCTTGTGAAAATTCATGCGGGCAATAGGAAAAAGATTCTTGTTCAAATGCTTAATAAAATAAAACCTGAAGAACCTAATCAACATTTTCTTGCAT
The window above is part of the Triticum aestivum cultivar Chinese Spring chromosome 2A, IWGSC CS RefSeq v2.1, whole genome shotgun sequence genome. Proteins encoded here:
- the LOC123190189 gene encoding uncharacterized protein isoform X1, whose protein sequence is MVNTKREPAGEGLPDGWLKEYRPRKVRHGTRARRDKFYIDPTNSYEFRSLKEVHLYLESQDTSDRVVTPNKRKIEDLQVSGNQSQHSGRPSSEPKGVSKGRLAELKLQMAREKDQPLKHESAGREEANVEPKPKGKKQKTEPVKQIAAPVRSSPRLTAVKRDQEANDVPGDALVGATDTNGQLQPAKQVKNPKSKAISSPVIQNKDGAHAPSTSGNAEDKYPSAPEQILGASAACSLTDVGCQNVDAPPQPNGLVGTADAMPGYSLSSLFRSIWSDPCLEFAFRTLTGDIPVLDNNVAVANYFLPPQDLNKGTVPPNCSSSTYDGARKNHGQVDSVRLPMPRPSDKLYSSGWFPPQ
- the LOC123190189 gene encoding uncharacterized protein isoform X2, whose product is MVGLSNYSFKISTFLLIAILKGGPVVECFHLWPGVPGFEPASLQNYDSRIIMQGKGSRNSLPQTPPLCGSFQHWSGRPSSEPKGVSKGRLAELKLQMAREKDQPLKHESAGREEANVEPKPKGKKQKTEPVKQIAAPVRSSPRLTAVKRDQEANDVPGDALVGATDTNGQLQPAKQVKNPKSKAISSPVIQNKDGAHAPSTSGNAEDKYPSAPEQILGASAACSLTDVGCQNVDAPPQPNGLVGTADAMPGYSLSSLFRSIWSDPCLEFAFRTLTGDIPVLDNNVAVANYFLPPQDLNKGTVPPNCSSSTYDGARKNHGQVDSVRLPMPRPSDKLYSSGWFPPQ